One window from the genome of Thalassospira xiamenensis M-5 = DSM 17429 encodes:
- the bcp gene encoding thioredoxin-dependent thiol peroxidase: MALDVGDKAPDFDLPTDGGGSVKLSDLKGKPVVIYFYPKDMTPGCTTESCEFRDAEPDFSAVNAQIIGISKDSANSHDKFKAKHDLNFILASDENSTTCEDYGTWTEKSMYGKKFMGIERSTFVIDGDGVIRNVWRKVKVKNHVAEVLAAVKAL, from the coding sequence ATGGCACTTGATGTTGGTGACAAAGCCCCTGATTTCGACCTGCCGACCGACGGCGGCGGTTCGGTCAAATTATCGGACCTTAAGGGCAAACCGGTTGTGATCTATTTCTATCCCAAGGATATGACGCCGGGCTGCACGACGGAATCGTGCGAATTCCGCGATGCCGAACCCGATTTCAGCGCGGTCAACGCCCAGATCATCGGTATTTCCAAGGACAGTGCCAACAGTCACGACAAGTTCAAGGCCAAACATGACCTGAACTTTATCCTCGCATCGGATGAAAACAGCACGACCTGCGAGGATTACGGTACCTGGACCGAAAAAAGCATGTATGGCAAAAAATTCATGGGAATCGAGCGCAGCACATTCGTCATTGATGGTGATGGCGTGATCCGGAATGTCTGGCGCAAGGTAAAGGTCAAGAACCACGTGGCAGAGGTTCTTGCCGCGGTCAAAGCACTGTAA
- a CDS encoding ferritin-like domain-containing protein, with translation MSRLTLAEAAKRALLTADATEKADVTAEMAAMWRNGEITEVGSTDLPDRPGRPAKPELLPPNKMPKRKKGSVQGRIGLLHALAHIELNAIDLAWDLCVRFPEADMPKHFHDAWVQVADDEARHFKMINKRLGEMDAAYGDLPAHDGLWQTSMDTAYDILPRLAVVPMVFEARGLDATPPTIERLLSHGDTESARILKIIAHDEIAHVAAGRKYYEYVCDQRGLPYYTTWHDMLRKHFRGPLKPPFNDEARYEAGMPPDYYQDYVLELPGEDE, from the coding sequence ATGTCCCGCCTGACCCTTGCCGAAGCAGCCAAACGCGCCCTTCTGACGGCGGATGCCACGGAAAAAGCCGATGTCACCGCCGAAATGGCGGCGATGTGGCGCAATGGCGAGATTACCGAGGTGGGTTCAACCGATCTTCCAGATCGCCCCGGACGCCCGGCAAAACCGGAACTGCTGCCGCCCAACAAAATGCCCAAACGCAAAAAAGGCAGCGTTCAGGGCCGCATCGGGCTTCTGCATGCACTGGCCCATATCGAACTTAATGCCATCGATCTGGCGTGGGATCTTTGCGTGCGGTTTCCCGAAGCCGACATGCCCAAGCATTTTCACGATGCCTGGGTTCAGGTTGCAGACGACGAAGCCCGTCATTTCAAGATGATCAACAAACGTCTGGGTGAAATGGATGCGGCCTATGGCGATTTGCCTGCCCATGATGGCCTGTGGCAAACATCGATGGACACGGCCTATGACATTCTGCCGCGTCTGGCGGTCGTGCCGATGGTGTTCGAGGCACGCGGCCTTGATGCCACCCCACCAACCATCGAACGGTTGCTGTCGCATGGGGATACCGAAAGTGCGCGCATCCTTAAAATCATCGCCCATGATGAAATCGCCCATGTCGCGGCGGGGCGTAAATATTATGAATATGTCTGCGATCAGCGCGGCCTGCCCTATTACACGACATGGCATGACATGCTGCGCAAACATTTTCGCGGCCCGCTTAAACCGCCCTTTAACGACGAAGCCCGATACGAAGCCGGAATGCCACCCGATTATTATCAGGACTATGTTCTGGAACTGCCGGGCGAGGATGAATAG
- the adhP gene encoding alcohol dehydrogenase AdhP: protein MPATMKAAVVREFGKPLSIEEVTVPKVTPGKILVKITASGVCHTDLHAAEGDWPVKPNPPFIPGHEGVGIVAEVGEGVTSVKEGDRVGVPWLHSACGHCHHCITGWETLCGEQLNTGYSVNGGFAEYVLADPNYVGHLPDPLEFGNAAPVLCAGVTVYKGLKETECKPGETVVISGVGGLGHMAVQYAKAMGMKVIAVDISPEKLKLAKDLGADWVLNAKETDVVAEVQKQMGGANGVLVTAVSKSAFAQGVGMLGRHGTMALCGLPPGKFELDIFDTVLSRKTIRGSIVGTRADLQEALEFAGDGKVHSHFTTEPMENINSIFDRMRAGTIDGRIVMSI, encoded by the coding sequence ATGCCTGCTACCATGAAGGCCGCCGTTGTGCGGGAATTCGGCAAGCCATTGTCGATTGAGGAAGTCACCGTCCCCAAAGTCACGCCCGGCAAAATTCTTGTAAAGATCACGGCATCCGGCGTTTGCCATACCGATCTTCACGCTGCCGAAGGCGACTGGCCGGTCAAGCCGAACCCGCCCTTTATCCCCGGCCATGAAGGTGTGGGCATCGTTGCCGAAGTTGGCGAAGGCGTCACATCGGTCAAGGAAGGCGACCGGGTTGGTGTGCCGTGGCTGCATTCGGCCTGCGGGCATTGCCATCATTGCATTACCGGCTGGGAAACACTTTGCGGCGAACAGCTTAATACCGGTTATTCGGTCAATGGCGGGTTTGCCGAATATGTTCTTGCCGATCCGAACTATGTCGGCCACCTGCCCGACCCGCTTGAATTTGGCAATGCCGCACCGGTGCTTTGCGCCGGGGTCACGGTTTACAAGGGGCTTAAGGAAACCGAATGCAAACCGGGTGAAACCGTTGTCATTTCTGGTGTCGGCGGGCTTGGTCACATGGCCGTGCAATATGCCAAGGCCATGGGCATGAAGGTGATCGCGGTTGATATCAGCCCGGAAAAACTGAAACTTGCCAAGGACCTTGGCGCTGATTGGGTTCTGAATGCCAAGGAAACCGATGTGGTTGCCGAAGTGCAAAAACAGATGGGCGGGGCGAACGGGGTTCTGGTAACTGCCGTTTCCAAATCCGCCTTTGCGCAGGGTGTTGGCATGCTGGGCCGTCATGGCACCATGGCATTGTGCGGCCTGCCGCCCGGCAAGTTCGAGCTTGATATCTTTGATACCGTCCTGTCGCGCAAAACCATTCGCGGCTCCATCGTCGGTACACGTGCCGACCTTCAGGAAGCATTGGAATTTGCCGGCGATGGCAAGGTGCATTCGCACTTCACCACCGAACCGATGGAAAACATCAATTCGATCTTTGATCGCATGCGGGCCGGAACCATTGATGGCCGTATCGTGATGTCGATCTGA
- a CDS encoding glutathione S-transferase family protein, producing the protein MKLYDYAGSQNAWKIRQLCAHLGREYQTQWVSIFAGESHTDGFYKMNPAGAVPVLELDDGRFIAESNAILLYLADGTDYLPSDAFERAKVCQWLFFEADYVQATIASLRYWNLTGKNDANHAQLPNRRASAKNVLAMLDRHLSHQDFLANSRYSVADIAVYAYTHLAHEADLDMVLYDGLTAWIRRVGNIVGDAVPVRYYSEDPLSGQDLK; encoded by the coding sequence ATGAAGCTTTATGATTATGCCGGATCACAAAACGCGTGGAAGATACGACAGCTTTGCGCCCATCTGGGCCGTGAATACCAAACACAATGGGTTTCGATTTTTGCCGGTGAAAGCCATACCGATGGGTTCTATAAAATGAACCCGGCGGGGGCGGTGCCGGTGCTTGAACTTGATGATGGGCGCTTTATTGCTGAATCCAATGCCATCCTTCTTTATCTGGCGGATGGAACGGATTATTTGCCCTCGGACGCCTTTGAGCGCGCCAAGGTCTGCCAGTGGCTGTTTTTCGAAGCTGACTATGTTCAGGCAACTATCGCAAGCTTGCGATACTGGAATTTGACGGGAAAAAATGACGCCAATCATGCACAGCTACCAAACCGACGTGCTAGCGCCAAAAATGTGCTGGCGATGCTTGACCGTCACTTAAGTCATCAGGATTTCCTCGCAAATTCGCGCTATTCCGTCGCGGATATCGCCGTTTATGCCTACACGCATCTGGCGCATGAAGCCGATCTGGATATGGTGCTTTACGATGGGCTTACCGCTTGGATTAGGCGGGTGGGCAACATCGTTGGCGATGCGGTGCCGGTGCGTTATTACAGCGAAGATCCGCTAAGCGGGCAGGATTTGAAATAA
- a CDS encoding methylated-DNA--[protein]-cysteine S-methyltransferase, whose product MTMTTRIDIARYDCPIGKLSLAMVDGELVHLDFENNDTRLHTIQTRRFKNVDWHEGGVAPKSVTDWLDSYFAGRLMPLPMDDVRMIGTDFQKSAWDALIAIPSGESRSYAGQADILGNPKAVRAVARANALNPVSIIVPCHRVIGSDGTLTGYAGGLDRKRWLLDHEARMARKAA is encoded by the coding sequence ATGACCATGACAACCCGCATCGACATTGCCCGCTATGACTGCCCGATTGGCAAACTCAGCCTTGCGATGGTGGATGGCGAACTGGTGCATCTGGATTTCGAAAACAACGATACCCGCCTGCACACCATCCAGACCCGACGCTTTAAAAATGTCGACTGGCACGAAGGCGGTGTTGCCCCAAAATCCGTCACCGATTGGCTGGACAGTTATTTTGCCGGTCGTCTCATGCCCTTGCCGATGGATGATGTGCGGATGATCGGCACCGATTTTCAGAAATCGGCTTGGGATGCCCTGATCGCCATACCCAGCGGCGAAAGCCGATCCTATGCCGGGCAGGCCGATATCCTTGGCAACCCCAAAGCGGTTCGCGCGGTGGCACGTGCCAATGCACTTAACCCGGTTTCGATCATTGTGCCCTGCCACCGGGTCATCGGATCGGACGGGACTTTGACCGGCTATGCCGGTGGGCTTGATCGCAAACGCTGGCTGCTCGATCACGAGGCGAGGATGGCCCGAAAAGCCGCCTGA